The genomic region CGGTGGCCAGCTGAGTGACCACCAGGTAGCCGGCCTGGTTGGCGAGCACGAAGAGGAAGGTCCACTTGGCCAGCCGGGCGGCCTTGCCCAGGCCGTGCCCGCGCCAGTCGAAGCGCGGCTTGAAGTGGAAGCCGGCCGCCCGCAGGTAGGGGATCATCGCCAGCGCCTGCACCGCCAGACCGAGCAGCGTGCCGACGCCGAGCAGCCGCAGGCCCTCCGACGAGACGGTCTCGGGGGTGACCCGACTGTCCTGGAAGGCGCCGAAGACCCAGAGGTACATCCCGAAGGTGAAGATCACCACGACGTTGTTGAGGACCGGGGTCCACATCATCGCGCCGAACCGGCCACGGGCGTTGAGAATCTGACCCATCACCACATGGACGCCCATGAAGAAGATGGTCGGCAGGCAGTAGCGGGCCAGCGCCACCGTGGTGTCGGCGCTGGTCGGGTTGGCCATCAGCGAGTGCGAGATCAGCTGGACCAGCAGCGGCGCGGCCAGCACCGCCACGAAGGCGACCCCGGCCAGACCCACCATGACCAGGGTGAGCAGGCGGTTGGCGTAGGCGGTGCCGCCGTCCTCGTCCTGCTTCATGCTGCGCACCAGCTGCGGCACGAAGACGGCGTTCAGCGCGCCGCCGCCGATCAGGATATAGAGCAGGGTCGGCAGGGTGTTGGCGGCCGAGTAGGAGTCGCCCATGGTGCCGACGCCGATCGCGGCGGCGATCACCATGGTGCGCAGGAAGCCGGTGCCGCGGGAGACCAGGGTGCCGGCGGCCATGACGGCGCTGGAGTTGAGCAGACCGACGACCTTGGCGGCGGCGGAGGGCTCTCTGGCGGGTGCCTCGGGGTCCTCGGGCAGCTCGGCGTCCGGGAAGTCGGCCGCAGGGCCGCCCGGGGGCTCCGCGGGCGGCGTCGGCGGGTTGGCCGGAGCCGCCCGCAGGCCGCTCTCCTCGGCGCTGAGCGGCGGGTCGAACTCGATCACCGGAACGAAGGGCTTGCCGGACTCGGTGGCCACCACGCCGGCGGCTGGGCCGAGCAGCGCGTCCACGCCCACGTAGTCGGTGGCCTCGGCGGGCTCGGCGGGCTGGGGCGAGTCGGGCTCGGGCTCGGGCTCGACGGCCGAGTCGGTGGGGACGGTTGCGGCGGGCGGGTCGGCGACCGAGGCGGCGGCCAGCGCGTTGGCGGCCGCGCGCGCCCAGCGGGAGGCCGGGACCACCGGCTCGTCCAGCGGCTCGGCTGCTTCGCGCGGGCGGCCCGGCAGCGGCCGGCCGGCGTCGACCAGGGCCGCTGCGGCCTCCGGCTCCGCGGCCGGTGCGGGCTCCGGTTCCACGACCGTGGCCGGTCCGGCGGCCGGCTCCTTGACGTACGGACCGGGCCCGGCCGCCGGGGCGTACGGGTCGGCGGCGAACGGATCCCGCGCGTAGGTGTCGGTGAGGTACCAGTCGGGTTCCTCGGTCGCAGGTTCGTTGCCGCCGCGCTCGCTCATGCCACCTCATCGCTGTCCGGGGTCGGCCCTCGTAGAGACCTACTGTCTCATCACCCCGGACCCGATCCCGGCTTTCGACGCCGTGCCCTACGGGTGCGCCGCCGCCTCGCCGGCCGCGCCCGTCAGATCCGTCTCCCGCTGGTCCGGGGCCTTCGGCCGGATGTCGGTTGCGGGCTCGGCCTCGGGCTCGGCCGCTGCGGCGTCCGGGTCGACCAGCGGCGCGTCCGGGTCCTCCGGCGGCTCACCGGCGCGCTTGCGGCGGTGCAGGAAGATCCGCAGACCGGCCGCCAGCACCAGCAGACCGCCGGCGCCGACCACCCACCAGACGCCGCTGGGCACCTGGCTGACCTCGACCACGAAAACCACCGGGTCCCCGTACTTCTGCGGGTCCGGACCGACCGTGTACAGCTGGGCGGTCATCTGCACCGGGCCGTTGCCCACCGCCTGGGCCTGGAACCGGGGCGAGGCGCTCTGCCCCGCGGCCAGCTGGTCGATCGGGTGCCGGGTGGTCACCCGCAGCCGGTTCGGCTGCGCGGAGCTCAGCTGCAGCTCCAGGTTGATCACCGGCTGGGTCAGGTCGTTGCGGACGCTGACCTGGATCAGCCCGGAGTCGCCGGCGAGCGTGATCTTGTGGCTCTTGGCCGGAATGTTGACGGCGCCCATCAGCTGGTTCAGGTAGGAGCGGGCGTTGCGCAGATACGTGGCGCCGGCCGCCTGGTTGCCGCGCCACTCGGTCGAGACGGACCGCGCCAGGGCGGCGCTGAACGGGCTGCTCACCCGCGCCGGCAGGGTCAGGATCCGCAGCATCAGGTCCACGTCCTTCTGCATCCCCGCGACGGTGCTGAAGGTGTCCTGCGGCAGCTCGGAACCGCGCAGGTCCGACGGGTAGGCCTCGGCGCCGGCGATCGCGGTACCGGCCAGCGGGTCGGCCGGGGTGCCGGCCACGGTGTCCAAGGTGGCCGGCTCGATCCACTTGCCGGCCTGCGCCAGCGAACTCTGCAGCACCCCCGCGGTGGCGGCGGTCAGCGAGCGCGGCGGCATCACCAGCAGGGTCCGCTGCTGTGCGGGCTTCTGCAGGGTGACCGCCAGGGTCTCGGCCAGCAGCCGCTGCTGGGCCTGGGCGCGGGAGTCGTCGGTGGTCAGGTCGGACTGCAGCAGGCTCGCGATGGTGCCGTCGGCGACCACCGCGGTCTGGCCGTCGGCGAGCCGGCGGGCCGCGTTCGGGGTGTAGTTCAGGCTCGGCTGGTCGGGCACGGAGGCGCTGTTCACCAGGATCTGGCCGGCGCCGAGCTGCTGGGTGACCTGCGCGGTCTGCTGGTCCAGGTACCCCTGGTAGGGCCAGGCGGTGTTGTCCTTGACGTCCACCGAGAGCCGGCCCTCGACGGTCAGCCGGCCGGCCTGGCGGGCCTTGCCGAGCGCGGTGTCCAGTCCGGCCACACCGTTGCCGTTGTGGGCGATCGAGGCCAGGTCGGGGTCGGCGTAGGGCAGCGCGACCACCTCGGCACCGTTCGCGGTGACCGCCTGACGCAGCTTGTTCAGCCAGGCGGTGGCCACGGCCTGGTTGGTCCCGGCGACGGTGTTGCCGTCCCGGACCGGATCGCCGCCGTGCCCCGGCACCTGCACCCGGTACTGCTTGGTCATCGCGAACACGGCGTCCAGCAGGTCCGGGTCGATCACCCAGGTCAGCGACTGCATCTTCGATCCGAGGTCGACCAGCGCGCCGAGCCGTCCGGTGGTCGCCAGCTCCGCCGCCAGGCTGTCGTCCCGCAGCACCGGGGTCTGCTCCGACTCCGGCCCGGTCTGGGCGACCAGCTCGGGCGCATGGGTGAGCGGCCAGAGGGTGGCGACCTTGGTCGGCTTCACCCCGTTGGCGTCACCGAAGTACGGCAGCAGGGTGCGGGCGATGCCGACCGGGTGGGCCGTCTCCTCGTCGGGGGTGCCGGCCGACACCTCCACGGCCAGTTCGTAGACGCCGTTCTTCTCCAGCTTCAGCTCGCTCATCGGCACCGCGGGCAGACTGAACGGCTGGCTGGCGCCGGCGGCCAGATCGCCCAGCTGGCTCACCGGGGCACTCAGCGGCGTGCCGTCGGCGCTGGTCGGGTCGGTCTTGGCCAGCCGGTCGGCGATCTCGCTGCGGGTCGGCAGCGGCTGCCTGTAGCGGCCCAGCGACAGGTCCACGCTGGCGCCCTTGAGCGCGGCCGCGCCGGTGTTGGTCACCGTGCCGGAGACCTGCAGGCTGTCGCCCGAGCCCGGCGCGGCGGGCTTCACCGAGTTGATGGTGATCGCGACCGGGAAGTCGGGCGAGACGGCGGCGAAGCCGGGTGCGGCGGTCGCCTGCGGGGCGACGGTGGTCACGCCGAGCAGCGCCAGGGTGCTCGCGATCAGCACCGAGAGCCGCCGGGTCCGGCCCGGCCGCGGTGCGACCGGGCATGACCGGTGGGGAACCTCGGTGTGCCGTGCTGGCTCGCCCACGCGCTTCGTCCTCGCCGTTCTGGTCAGCGGTCGCTGCTGGTCGGATGTTGTCGGGTCGTGCGGTTGGTCCGCGCTGTCGGTGACGACGCGTCGCGCCGTGCGCGCGGTTTCCCCAACCGGCATGGTAACGACGTTGCCCGGTCCGCAGTGTTGCGGGCCTGGGGAAAGAGCCGGTGGCCACGGGCGCGCCGGCCGCCGAAAAGCCGGGGGCGGTGGACCTGCGCGGCCACGTAGGCTTGTGTGCCGTGTCCAACGTCAATGAGTCCGCCGCCGCAGCCAGCCCCTCCGCCACCGCCAGCACCGCTCTGCCAGGCCTGAGCGAGGCCCAGACGCTGGGCCTGCAGGAGCTGCTCCGGGTCTCCCCGGTGGCGGACGAGATCGCCCGGCGGTTCCAGGAGGCCGGCTTCCGGCTGGCCCTGGTCGGCGGCTCGGTGCGGGACGCGCTGCTCGGCCGGCTCGGCAACGACCTGGACTTCACCACCGACGCCCGGCCCAAGCAGGTGCTCAAGCTGGTCAAGGGCTGGGCGGACGCCGTCTGGGACGTCGGCATCGCCTTCGGCACGGTGGGCGCGCGCAAGGACACCGCGGACGGCAGCTTCCTGATCGAGATCACCACCTACCGCTCCGAGGCCTACGACCGCAGCTCGCGCAAGCCCGAGGTGACCTACGGCGACACCATCGAGCAGGACCTGGTCCGCCGCGACTTCACGGTCAACGCGATGGCCGTCGACCTGCCCGGGCGCGGGTTCATCGACCCGCACCACGGACTGGAGGACCTCGAGGCGCGGCTGCTGCGCACCCCCGCGACCCCCGAGGAGTCCTTCTCCGACGACCCGCTGCGGATGATGCGGGCCGCCCGGTTCGCCGCCCAGCTGGACTTCACCCCGGCCCCCGAGGTGGTCGCGGCCATGACCGCGATGGCCGAGCGGATCACCATCGTCTCCGCCGAGCGGGTCCAGGCCGAGCTCAACAAGCTGCTGATCTCCCAGCACCCGGTCAAGGGCCTGCGGTTGCTGGTCGACACCGGCCTGGCCGAGTACGTGCTGCCGGAGCTCCCGGCGCTGCGGCTGACCGAGGACGAGCACCACCGGCACAAGGACGTCTACGAGCACTCGCTGACCGTGCTGGAGCAGGCGATCGACCTGGAGCAGGACGGCCCCGACCTGACGCTGCGGCTGGCCGCGCTGCTGCACGACATCGGGAAGCCGCGCACCCGTCGCTTCGAGTCGGACGGCCGGGTCTCCTTCCACCACCACGAGATGGTCGGCGCCAAGATGACCCGCAAGCGGATGCGGGAGCTGAAGTACTCCAAGGAACTGATCGACGACGTCTCGCGACTGGTCGAGCTGCACCTGCGCTTCCACGGCTACGGTGGCGGGGAGTGGACCGACTCCGCGGTGCGCCGCTACGTCACCGACGCCGGCCCGCTGCTCGAACGCCTGCACAAGCTGACCCG from Kitasatospora azatica KCTC 9699 harbors:
- the murJ gene encoding murein biosynthesis integral membrane protein MurJ, with the translated sequence MSERGGNEPATEEPDWYLTDTYARDPFAADPYAPAAGPGPYVKEPAAGPATVVEPEPAPAAEPEAAAALVDAGRPLPGRPREAAEPLDEPVVPASRWARAAANALAAASVADPPAATVPTDSAVEPEPEPDSPQPAEPAEATDYVGVDALLGPAAGVVATESGKPFVPVIEFDPPLSAEESGLRAAPANPPTPPAEPPGGPAADFPDAELPEDPEAPAREPSAAAKVVGLLNSSAVMAAGTLVSRGTGFLRTMVIAAAIGVGTMGDSYSAANTLPTLLYILIGGGALNAVFVPQLVRSMKQDEDGGTAYANRLLTLVMVGLAGVAFVAVLAAPLLVQLISHSLMANPTSADTTVALARYCLPTIFFMGVHVVMGQILNARGRFGAMMWTPVLNNVVVIFTFGMYLWVFGAFQDSRVTPETVSSEGLRLLGVGTLLGLAVQALAMIPYLRAAGFHFKPRFDWRGHGLGKAARLAKWTFLFVLANQAGYLVVTQLATAAGSDAAAGGYLGVGLAAYSNALLIWQLPMAVITVSVMSAVLPRLSRSAADGDAGAVRDDLSYGLRTSAVAIVPAAFLFLALGPQIGGAIYGLGNGGSVAHGTTAVGYMLSAFALGLIPYSVQYVLLRGFYAYEDTRTPFSNTVWVAATQAGTALLCYLALPAQWAVTGMALGYGAAYAVGVAVALPKLKQRIGGLDTARIAKTYVRLAIACLPAALAGFLLALALTGLLSGWLGSVITVLLAGAVQLAVFTVLAKRMRIEELNAMIGMVRGRLGR
- a CDS encoding DUF6049 family protein — its product is MGEPARHTEVPHRSCPVAPRPGRTRRLSVLIASTLALLGVTTVAPQATAAPGFAAVSPDFPVAITINSVKPAAPGSGDSLQVSGTVTNTGAAALKGASVDLSLGRYRQPLPTRSEIADRLAKTDPTSADGTPLSAPVSQLGDLAAGASQPFSLPAVPMSELKLEKNGVYELAVEVSAGTPDEETAHPVGIARTLLPYFGDANGVKPTKVATLWPLTHAPELVAQTGPESEQTPVLRDDSLAAELATTGRLGALVDLGSKMQSLTWVIDPDLLDAVFAMTKQYRVQVPGHGGDPVRDGNTVAGTNQAVATAWLNKLRQAVTANGAEVVALPYADPDLASIAHNGNGVAGLDTALGKARQAGRLTVEGRLSVDVKDNTAWPYQGYLDQQTAQVTQQLGAGQILVNSASVPDQPSLNYTPNAARRLADGQTAVVADGTIASLLQSDLTTDDSRAQAQQRLLAETLAVTLQKPAQQRTLLVMPPRSLTAATAGVLQSSLAQAGKWIEPATLDTVAGTPADPLAGTAIAGAEAYPSDLRGSELPQDTFSTVAGMQKDVDLMLRILTLPARVSSPFSAALARSVSTEWRGNQAAGATYLRNARSYLNQLMGAVNIPAKSHKITLAGDSGLIQVSVRNDLTQPVINLELQLSSAQPNRLRVTTRHPIDQLAAGQSASPRFQAQAVGNGPVQMTAQLYTVGPDPQKYGDPVVFVVEVSQVPSGVWWVVGAGGLLVLAAGLRIFLHRRKRAGEPPEDPDAPLVDPDAAAAEPEAEPATDIRPKAPDQRETDLTGAAGEAAAHP
- a CDS encoding CCA tRNA nucleotidyltransferase; translation: MPGLSEAQTLGLQELLRVSPVADEIARRFQEAGFRLALVGGSVRDALLGRLGNDLDFTTDARPKQVLKLVKGWADAVWDVGIAFGTVGARKDTADGSFLIEITTYRSEAYDRSSRKPEVTYGDTIEQDLVRRDFTVNAMAVDLPGRGFIDPHHGLEDLEARLLRTPATPEESFSDDPLRMMRAARFAAQLDFTPAPEVVAAMTAMAERITIVSAERVQAELNKLLISQHPVKGLRLLVDTGLAEYVLPELPALRLTEDEHHRHKDVYEHSLTVLEQAIDLEQDGPDLTLRLAALLHDIGKPRTRRFESDGRVSFHHHEMVGAKMTRKRMRELKYSKELIDDVSRLVELHLRFHGYGGGEWTDSAVRRYVTDAGPLLERLHKLTRSDCTTRNKKKAATLSRTYDGLEDRIAQLKEQEELDAIRPALDGNQIMELLGLKPGPEVGKAYKHLLELRLEHGPMEHEAAVAALKEWWAGEQGE